The Tolypothrix sp. NIES-4075 DNA window GACAACTATATCAATTTAGCGAACGTGTAATAGCCACCTATTTAACTTCTGCTAAAACTGGCGATAATGTTGATGAAATGTTTACTGTTTTGGCTCAAGCTTTAATGCAAGTCAATTGAAATAACTTAATGCTATCGCGAGGTGTTTATGAATTCATTGTTGAAAAATCTGCTGTCTCTGCGTCGTATTGAATATTTGGTTATTGACCACAACTTAAAGATTTTAGAGATGTCTTTGGGAGTAAATCGTTTTGTTGATATTTACGAGTAAGTGCAGTTAGGTAACGATATTCGGCTTGCTTTTCCGAAACTAGAGGGACTTGAAGATGTTTTTGAAGCGATTCTACAAGGAAAGCAAAATAATTTTGAATTAAACGGATTTAATATAAATGAATACCGTTTCTCAGCTCGACAAAATTCATTTTTGTCGAGCTTAGTAGATACGAACAAAGAAGTATTTCATCAAGTTTGTTGAAGGGGAATTTCAATCCAGAATTCTGTGCCTTTGCCTGGTTCTGAAATACACTTCATCACACCACCATGCTTTTCAACAATAATCTGGTAACTAATTGCTAGTCCTAATCCCGTACCCTTACCTACAGGTTTGGTTGTGAAAAATGGGTCAAAAATCCGCTTTTTTACATCTTCACTCATTCCTGAACCATTGTCGGCAATGCAAATTACTACATGATTTTTCTCTGGCAAAAGTTGAGTAGAAATCCGAATCGTGTTACTTGGAATTGGTGAATTATTTTTATGTTCTATTTTCCCGAACTTCAGAGTGGAGATTTCCTCTACTTGCATTTCTCTTGATTCTCTATTCTTGTCTAATAAAGCATCAATGGCATTGCTGATAATATTCATGAAGACTTGATTCATCTGTCCGGCATAGCATTCTACTAGTGGCAATTCCTGATAATTTTTGATTACCTCAATACCAGAAAAGTCACCATTTCCTTTTAGCCGATGTTGCAAAATTAATAAAGTACTATCTATGCCTTCATGCAAATTAACGGGCTTCATTTCCGAATGGTCTAGACGCGAAAAATTGCGTAAAGACAGCACTATTGAGCGGATGCGTTCTGCGCCTACTTGCATTGATGACATAATTTTCGGTAGATCTTCTGCAAGAAATTCTAAATCCATCTCTTCGGCTTTAGAATCAATTTGTTTGTTAATTTGAGGATAGTGCAACTGATACAAACTTATCAGTTCTAGCAAGTCTGTAGTATATTCGGTGGCATGAGCAAGATTGCCAAAGATAAAGTTAACAGGGTTGTTAATTTCGTGTGCTACACCCGCTACTAATTGCCCTAAACTAGACATTTTTTCGGTTTGAATTAGTTGTGTCTGGGTATGTTTCAGTTCATCCAATGTCTGCTCTAACTCTACAGCTTTAGCTCTGGCTTTAGCTTCGGCGCGACGGCTTTGTTCATAAAGTTGTGCTTGCCCAATGGCGATCGCTGCTTGATCTGCTAGTTGTTGCAATAGTTCTATTTCTGCATCCTGCCAATTTCTCGGAGCATTACATTGATGGGCAACGAGTAAACCCCAAAGTTGCGTACCCATCTTAATTGGTACAATTAAGTTTGCTTGCACTTGCATACACTGCAAAAAGTCTTGATGGCAAGCACTCAAGGAAGCTGTTGAGACATTGTTAATTGCTCTTACCCTTCCCCGCAAGTAAAGATGGGCATACTCATCAGGAAAGCATTCTGATGGCATTTGCACATTCAAAACAGACTGCCAAATATCGTTGACATCTTCCACAATTATCGTACCGTTATTATTACCTAAAAGCTGATAAATCAGCACCCGGTCTGTAACTAGCAGCTTGCGGACTTCCCGAACGATGGTTTGCAGAATTGTCTTGAAGTCGAGTGTGGCACGGATTTGGTCTGTAATCTGCTTAAGTGCTTTGGCAAGTTGCAATGATTTTTGCAATTCAGCAGTTTGTTCTTGCACTCGGCGTTTCAAGTTAATATTCAGCGACTGCACTTGTTGGTAGGTCTGCTGTTGCTGAATTGCCATTGAAAACTGATGAGCTAAAGCTTGCGCTAATTCGATTTCTTCATCTTTCCACTCAGGTGCTTGCCCTCTTTTTTGCTCTCTGAAAACATCAAAGGAAATCTGAGGTAGCAATTGTTGCTGGTTTTGGTAACGGTGTCCTGCCCAGAGAATTTCTGTATCAATTTCATTGCGGAAAATACTTAAGACACCGATAAAATTTTGCCGATAACGCAGGGGAATTACTAAAAGTCCGCGAATCTGAGTAGAGCGAAAGGCAGCAGATAAAACTCGCAAACCCGATACTTTGTAAATGTCGGTAATTGCCAATATTTCGCCGTTTTTGGATTTACTTAGCCAATTTTGCCAGACGGGATGCTGTTCGAGCAAGCTATTTTCTAATTCGTTAAACAGTTGTGGCTGGTCGCCCCAAGTGTATAATTCTTCACTCTGCTCAATGTAAAGTCTGCCACCTGCCCCCTCAAAGGTAGTAATGACGGCTTCTAACGCTGCCTGTACTTGGATGGTAGGTAGTGTATGCAACAAGGTGGTAACTCGATTCACCATCGCTTCTCGCTGTTGTTTGGCACGAGCGTGGGTGAGTAAGTTACTTTGAGCGATCGCGATCGCAACCTGATCGGCTACTTGTTGTAAAACTTTCAACTCCCGCTTTAAAATTGTTCGCGGTGTACTGTGGTGTGATACCAACAAGCCCCACAGTTGCGGCTTTGCTAATTGTGTTAAGTCTTCATGTATGATTGGTAGTACCAGCGAAGACTGCACGCCCATTGCCGTTAAGTATTGAATATGGCAAGGATCTACCCGTCGATAGTAGATATTCTCGCTTTCTGGGGATTTCCCACTTATCAATGATTGTAGCGGCGATAGCCCAATTTTCCCCCTCGCCACATCGACAATCGAACGTTGTCGCTGTTTAAGAAACAACTCCCTCGCTTCTGCTGGAATATCACTTGCGGGAAAGTGTAAACCCAATAGCGACGGCAAGCGTTGCTCGTGTATCGATTCGGCAACAACTTCACCGTTGCCATCAGCATCAAATTGATACACCTTTACTCGGTCTGTTCCTAAAAATAAACGAACTTCTTCAACCGCAGTTGCTAGTACCTCTTGCAAATCGAGCGATCGCCTTATCCGGTTTGTCATCCGGTGCAGTAAATTTTCTTGGTCAAAATTTTGCTGTAAATTATTCGATTTATCCGTATATGACATTGCTTATATACACCCATTCAAAAATATAAAAATATTTTTAATTGTATTGTGTAAAATTTAAATGTAGTCCATAATACGATTGTTGTTTATTATTCTTCTTTAAAAAAATATATTTGTGTAAAGATTTACTTAAGTTACATTTTTTTAGAAGCAAAAAAGCCGTAAATATAACTAATCTTCTCAAATATTAACAGGGGTTTCATAAAAAATAGACACTCATTGACAGCTTGCGAGTGAAATATTCGCTCGTCCTCACAGACAATCTAGTTAGAAGCGCAAAGTTCTCGCTCTCGGTTTCCTCCGTTCGCGTAGCGTTGCCGCAGGCATCAAAGCTTTGTAAGAGAGGAACCGTTCCATTTTTGTCCAGCATCGGACTTAAGGAAAGTTACCATTCCCCTCTAACAATTAAGTTACTTATATTTTTGTGAAAAAGTATGATTTAACTAATCGGAAATTACTGATAAGGACACAATAAATTGCGGATTTCTTCACGCACACTCATGAGGATTTTACCAAGACAATTTTCACCAGTTTTATCTGCACCACAGCCCCAAAAATAATCGTTAGGGGAGTTTTCTACAAGTAAATTATCGCCTGTAGCCAGCAGAGTATCTCTAATCTCAGCATGAGTGAGAAACTTTTTGAGTACAGCTTCTTTCATAACTTGAGTTTTGACTGCATCCCAATCAGAACGAAGTTGACGCGTGCTACACCGTCCCAAGGCAGCAGCTTCTTCTGGCGTTTCGGCGGCATAAATTGAAGGTATAATCGCTGCATCCACGCTGCCGACAAACTTTTGCGCTTGATAATAATGCTCCACCGTTGACCAGTAAGTACCCCGGATTTCGATTCCGTGGGGAGAAAAGTTAGAAAAGCAGCCGTAAGGCTCCCAAACCTTGTAAAAGTAAATAGTCATTTCAAAATTGCTACGATTATGTATCAATTTCCATCATGCCTGTAGATGCCGAGTTTCAGGTACTTAATTTAAATTAAAGAGCAGTACTTGCCTCTGGGCAGAGGAAATCTATCTAAAGACAGTTCTATTGTGTAACCAAGTCTGTCTATAAGGTTTAATATTGTGGCTCATAGTGAGACAAGCAACCGACAATCACCTGTCATTACAGCCGGGATTGTCCTTGGTATTGGTCTGGGAGGATTTTTTGATGGCATCGTCCTACATCAGATTCTTCAGTGGCATCACATGCTCAGTAATGTTCGACCGCTGACAACAACCTCCAATATAGATTTAAACATGGTCTGGGATGGATTGTTTCATGCATTAGACTGGGTGATGACTGCCATTGGAATAGTATTGCTATGGCGTGCCGGAGGACGCGATGATGTTCGTTGGTCATCAAAAACCTTCTTCGCATCTTTACTCATCGGTTTTGGGTTGTTCAACCTGGTTGAAGGATTAATCGATCATCAAATTCTCGGTATTCATCATGTAAAACCAGGTCCAAATCAGTTAGCCTGGGATTTGGGATTTCTTGCCCTTGGTGCGCTTCTTGTTGCCATCGGCTGGATAATGATACAACAAAACAAGCAAGAGTAATTGGGCATTGGTAATTGGTAATTGGTAGTTGGTAATTGGTAATTGGTAAGGTGTTCTTTCCCATTCCTCATTACCCATTCCCCATTCCCCATTCCCCATTATCCATTACCCATTCCCCATTCCCCATGCCCCATTCCCCATTCCCCATTCCCCATTCCCCCTATGTCTACATCCTTTGAAAAAACAAGTTGGAGTTGGCAGTTATCTGTGTTGCGGCAACAGGTGGGAGAATGGGTGGAGTACCAATTGTCTCGCTTGAAGCTGGATTTTCCACAATTGCCCTACGGATGGTCGATTGATAATTCTTGGCTGGGTAAGTTGCTGAACTTTGTTTTTTGGCTTTTACTAGGTTTGTTTTTAATTTGGTTAGGTTGGCGATTGTGGCAAGTATTTAGTCCTTATTTGTATGCAAAGCTTAGAGCCAGAAATACTGCTAATTCTCTCTTAAAAATCCGCGATAGTGATTTGTCAGTCTCTGGGTGGTTGGCGCGATCGCAAGGATTCTATCATCAAAATAATTACCGTGAAGCTATTCGTTGTCTTTATTTGGCGATGTTGCAACACTTGCATGATACTACCATCGTGCCTCACAAATTCAGCCGCACTGATGGAGAATATCTGCAATTGCTACAATCTAAAGTTACTCCGATGCAACCTTATGAAACTTTGATTACCACCCACGAGCAATTATGCTTTGATGATACTGAAATATCCTTAGAAAATTATCAGCAGTGTCAGGAAGCATATCGGGAAATTGGGAATGGGTAATTGGTAATGGGGAATGGGGAAGGGGTAATTGGTAATGGGTAATTGCTAACCCCTAACATTGTACAGACGCGAGGAACATCGCGTCTCTACCACTAACACCTAACGTCTTCTATTAAATATGAAACGCTCAAATCGCGTTGTTTGGTTTGGAGCGATCGCCGCTTCGGTTATAATTTTAATTAGTTTAATCGCTGCTCCCAGCAATAGTAAAGTTAATATTGGTTCTACTTATAACCGCGCTCCTGATGGCTATGGCGCGTGGTATGCTTTTATGCAACAGCGACAAGCTTCTATCCAACGCTGGCAAAAGCCTTTTAAGGAATTAAATACACAAACACGTCCTGTCACTCTTTTACAGGTAAACAGCTACCTAGAAACACCAATTATTTCCGAGCAAGAGCGAAAATGGTTAGAAAAAGGCAATAATTTGGTAATTTTAGGTGTGCGTTCAGATGTTACAGCAGCCAAATTTAGCACGATGCAAAAATCACCGTTTGGCAATGTAAAAATTGATACTGGACGACGGCAGCAATTGGAACAAGGGGAAGAAGTTGATTTAGGCGATCGCTTTGGTGCGGTTGTCTGGAAACGAAAGTACGGTAAAGGAAAAGCGATTTTTGCGACTACTCCTTATTTAGCCGCTAATGCTTATCAAGATAAATTAAGTAATTTCCAGTATTTAGCTGAATTAGTAAGCAATAAAGGTAACATACTATTTGTAGATGAATATATCCACGGCTACAAAGATCCGAGTGTCAGAAAGAGTGAAGGTGAAGGAAACTTATTTAGTTATTTGGCAAAAACTCCGTTATTACCCATGTTAGTGCAAGCGATCGCCTTCTTTGGGGTGTTAATTTGGGCACAAAATCGCCGCTTTGGTAAACGAGAAACTGACGATATACCAGAAATTAACAATAGCCAAGCATACATCCAAGCTTTAGCAGGAATCTTGCTCAAAGCTGATAAAAACGACTTTGTTGTTGAGATGGTAGGCAAACAAGAACAACTGCAACTGCAAAAAGCCTTAGGATTGGGGCAAGTCCTGATGGAACATCAAGCTTTGATAGATGCTTGGGTAGAGAAAACAGGTGCGACTCCGGCAGAACTACAAGCAGTATTAAAACTACAATCTCGACAACAACCTATGAGTGAGCGAGACTTGATAAGCTGGTTGGGGAAATGGCAATCTGTACGCCGTTATTATAGCAGGTTGCACTTGGATGCAATACAGAACCTCACCCCATCCGTTCCGGACACCCCTCTCCTTGGCAAGGAGAGGGGAAGGGGGTGAGGTTTTATGTACCTTACTCAACCCTTGAGCGCTATATTAGTTTCGCACAAAGTCGCAAAGATGCTTTAGAGTCTTTGCGCTTTTGCGTGAGTTTTTTATAAGTAGGACTGACGCAAAAACTCTCTTAAACTCTCAACTTCTGTGTACTCTGCGTTCTCTGCGGTTCGTTTTACATTAATAAAGCGTAAGTTCTTTATAAATAACAATATGAATAACCATCCTGTCTTAACTCGCCTCGATCAAGGATTAAATCGTATAATTGTCGGACAATCCACCCTGATACAGCAGATATTAATAGCGCTACTGGCAAGTGGACACATAATTTTAGAAGGAGTACCGGGAACTGGAAAAACACTTTTGGTGAAAGTGCTGGCACAATTGATTGAAGCCGACTTTCGTCGAATTCAACTAACCCCTGATGTCTTACCATCAGATATTACTGGTACGAATATTTTTGACTTGAATAGTCGCAATTTTACTCTTAAAAAAGGACCAGTATTTACAGAGGTGCTATTAGCCGACGAAATTAATCGCACTCCCCCGAAAACACAAGCAGCGTTACTCGAAGCAATGGAAGAAATGCAAGTAACCCTAGATGGTGAAAGTTTGCCTTTGCCAGAGTTATTTTGGGTAATCGCAACCCAAAATCCCTTAGAATTTGAGGGAACTTATCCTTTGCCAGAAGCGCAATTAGACAGGTTTTTATTTAAGTTGGTGGTAGATTACC harbors:
- a CDS encoding GAF domain-containing sensor histidine kinase, producing the protein MSYTDKSNNLQQNFDQENLLHRMTNRIRRSLDLQEVLATAVEEVRLFLGTDRVKVYQFDADGNGEVVAESIHEQRLPSLLGLHFPASDIPAEARELFLKQRQRSIVDVARGKIGLSPLQSLISGKSPESENIYYRRVDPCHIQYLTAMGVQSSLVLPIIHEDLTQLAKPQLWGLLVSHHSTPRTILKRELKVLQQVADQVAIAIAQSNLLTHARAKQQREAMVNRVTTLLHTLPTIQVQAALEAVITTFEGAGGRLYIEQSEELYTWGDQPQLFNELENSLLEQHPVWQNWLSKSKNGEILAITDIYKVSGLRVLSAAFRSTQIRGLLVIPLRYRQNFIGVLSIFRNEIDTEILWAGHRYQNQQQLLPQISFDVFREQKRGQAPEWKDEEIELAQALAHQFSMAIQQQQTYQQVQSLNINLKRRVQEQTAELQKSLQLAKALKQITDQIRATLDFKTILQTIVREVRKLLVTDRVLIYQLLGNNNGTIIVEDVNDIWQSVLNVQMPSECFPDEYAHLYLRGRVRAINNVSTASLSACHQDFLQCMQVQANLIVPIKMGTQLWGLLVAHQCNAPRNWQDAEIELLQQLADQAAIAIGQAQLYEQSRRAEAKARAKAVELEQTLDELKHTQTQLIQTEKMSSLGQLVAGVAHEINNPVNFIFGNLAHATEYTTDLLELISLYQLHYPQINKQIDSKAEEMDLEFLAEDLPKIMSSMQVGAERIRSIVLSLRNFSRLDHSEMKPVNLHEGIDSTLLILQHRLKGNGDFSGIEVIKNYQELPLVECYAGQMNQVFMNIISNAIDALLDKNRESREMQVEEISTLKFGKIEHKNNSPIPSNTIRISTQLLPEKNHVVICIADNGSGMSEDVKKRIFDPFFTTKPVGKGTGLGLAISYQIIVEKHGGVMKCISEPGKGTEFWIEIPLQQT
- a CDS encoding NADAR family protein; the protein is MTIYFYKVWEPYGCFSNFSPHGIEIRGTYWSTVEHYYQAQKFVGSVDAAIIPSIYAAETPEEAAALGRCSTRQLRSDWDAVKTQVMKEAVLKKFLTHAEIRDTLLATGDNLLVENSPNDYFWGCGADKTGENCLGKILMSVREEIRNLLCPYQ
- a CDS encoding DUF2243 domain-containing protein, producing MVAHSETSNRQSPVITAGIVLGIGLGGFFDGIVLHQILQWHHMLSNVRPLTTTSNIDLNMVWDGLFHALDWVMTAIGIVLLWRAGGRDDVRWSSKTFFASLLIGFGLFNLVEGLIDHQILGIHHVKPGPNQLAWDLGFLALGALLVAIGWIMIQQNKQE
- a CDS encoding DUF4129 domain-containing protein encodes the protein MSTSFEKTSWSWQLSVLRQQVGEWVEYQLSRLKLDFPQLPYGWSIDNSWLGKLLNFVFWLLLGLFLIWLGWRLWQVFSPYLYAKLRARNTANSLLKIRDSDLSVSGWLARSQGFYHQNNYREAIRCLYLAMLQHLHDTTIVPHKFSRTDGEYLQLLQSKVTPMQPYETLITTHEQLCFDDTEISLENYQQCQEAYREIGNG
- a CDS encoding DUF4350 domain-containing protein; this translates as MKRSNRVVWFGAIAASVIILISLIAAPSNSKVNIGSTYNRAPDGYGAWYAFMQQRQASIQRWQKPFKELNTQTRPVTLLQVNSYLETPIISEQERKWLEKGNNLVILGVRSDVTAAKFSTMQKSPFGNVKIDTGRRQQLEQGEEVDLGDRFGAVVWKRKYGKGKAIFATTPYLAANAYQDKLSNFQYLAELVSNKGNILFVDEYIHGYKDPSVRKSEGEGNLFSYLAKTPLLPMLVQAIAFFGVLIWAQNRRFGKRETDDIPEINNSQAYIQALAGILLKADKNDFVVEMVGKQEQLQLQKALGLGQVLMEHQALIDAWVEKTGATPAELQAVLKLQSRQQPMSERDLISWLGKWQSVRRYYSRLHLDAIQNLTPSVPDTPLLGKERGRG
- a CDS encoding AAA family ATPase, which encodes MNNHPVLTRLDQGLNRIIVGQSTLIQQILIALLASGHIILEGVPGTGKTLLVKVLAQLIEADFRRIQLTPDVLPSDITGTNIFDLNSRNFTLKKGPVFTEVLLADEINRTPPKTQAALLEAMEEMQVTLDGESLPLPELFWVIATQNPLEFEGTYPLPEAQLDRFLFKLVVDYPDQAAEKQMLLNRQAGFAARRLDIARLKSVATVSEILEARQAVKEVKVSEAIVDYLLALVKASRQHPDLALGASPRATGAWLQTSQAAAWLSKRDFVTPDDVKAVAAPLLRHRLILKPEAMLDNLHIDAAIASIINKVSVPR